One part of the Chloroflexota bacterium genome encodes these proteins:
- a CDS encoding transposase, producing MIKSALPPVEARQKQQCGVPGDLAFKTKPQLGLKMIKQVHEAGTLRFRWLTCDEAFGRDSKFLDRVGESVYYFAEVPHDTREWQVRPETTVPKWKGKGRKPTRERVQEGEPDAQTVVDIANALPTTAWSRHTVKEGSKGPIEAVISPVCASWLFATACPALISGWFSAARSIPAS from the coding sequence ATGATCAAATCTGCCTTGCCTCCTGTGGAGGCAAGGCAGAAACAGCAATGCGGCGTACCAGGGGACTTGGCGTTCAAGACCAAACCGCAATTGGGTTTGAAGATGATCAAACAAGTCCATGAGGCAGGCACATTACGTTTTCGCTGGTTAACGTGTGATGAAGCCTTCGGGCGGGACAGCAAGTTCCTTGACCGTGTGGGCGAAAGCGTCTACTACTTCGCCGAGGTGCCTCACGACACTCGGGAATGGCAAGTCCGACCGGAAACAACTGTTCCGAAATGGAAAGGGAAAGGTCGCAAACCTACCAGAGAACGGGTGCAAGAGGGCGAACCCGATGCGCAAACCGTTGTCGACATCGCCAACGCCTTGCCAACGACTGCCTGGTCTCGCCACACGGTCAAGGAGGGATCCAAAGGCCCCATTGAGGCTGTGATTTCGCCCGTCTGCGCATCGTGGCTGTTCGCAACGGCCTGCCCGGCCCTGATCTCTGGCTGGTTTTCCGCCGCCAGATCGATACCGGCGAGTTGA